Proteins encoded by one window of candidate division Zixibacteria bacterium HGW-Zixibacteria-1:
- the rpmG gene encoding 50S ribosomal protein L33: MPRDKIILACNDCKQRNYFMTKNKRTHPERVEFKKYCPFCNKHTAHKETR, from the coding sequence ATGCCGAGAGACAAAATCATTTTGGCCTGTAACGATTGCAAGCAGCGCAATTACTTTATGACCAAGAATAAACGGACTCATCCGGAGCGAGTGGAGTTTAAGAAATATTGCCCGTTTTGCAATAAACACACGGCGCACAAGGAGACGCGGTAA